A stretch of Hemicordylus capensis ecotype Gifberg chromosome 9, rHemCap1.1.pri, whole genome shotgun sequence DNA encodes these proteins:
- the GARRE1 gene encoding granule associated Rac and RHOG effector protein 1 isoform X2 — MQVHFQFLSQALQKVQPVAHSCFTEAVAQERKNSSGVEMASSSPTAELEEALRSWRGAAEATSRLRERGCDGSLAGIEVQQLFCSQSVVIPEHQLKELNLKIDSALQAYKAALESLGHCEYAMKAGFHLNPKAIEASLQGCCSDAEAQQTGRRQTPSQPIQCELPTVPVQIGAHFLKGISFNESAADNLKLKTHTMIQLIKEAGYHNGVTPRDDSPVTEILNQVCPSTWRGACKTAVQLLFGQAGLVVVDTAQIENKEAYAPQISLEGSRIVVQVPSTWCLKEDPATMSLLQRSLDPEKTLGLVDVLYTAVFDLNRWKEGREQALPCIQIQLQREICDFGSHSDLPPGNGSKSTGGLQKTFSKLTSRFTKKTSCASSSSSGSYSIPSTPSKTLFIANNSEDKAKIPNNMDARLQSILNIGSFPRAPESGQQTQSPSNQIVNGFLLDRRDNSKVDDSKDAKGMNLPTDQEMQEVIDFLSGFNMGKSQQASPQVKRRNSVASSSAAAEQKPVAVPQQPQSSSHTPLHHLQQGLSSQPPLPQKPQQQQQQQQMQYYQHLLQPIGPQQQQQQQQQQQQQRPPGKWPPNASQQSAQTVGPGVSHMHQWSGHTFSDLSSDLYSLGLVNSYMDNMMSEMLGQKPQGPRNNTWPNRDQSDGIFGMLGEFLPFDPAVGSDPEFARYVAGVSQAMQQKRQAQHFRRPSNTRSNWPHSDDPHRTWPFPEYFTEGEMTSSWSGTQGDSASSSDETSSANGDSLFSMFSGPDIVAAVKQRRKHSSGEQDPSTLPSPPLLSTVDDHNQDNKTKTWPPKAPWQHPLPSQNMSLFQMSSPSSSQWNDTLQILQSPVWSTAQDCSPATGIPSTFAYAQQQPPPPPSQHKPMNKGFKPFPVKHERRPSYMHQY, encoded by the exons ATGCAGGTTCATTTTCAGTTTTTATCCCAAGCTTTGCAGAAGGTCCAACCAGTGGCTCACTCATGTTTCACTGAAGCCGTAGCTCAGGAGAGAAAGAATTCTAGTGGTGTGGAGATGGCCAGTTCAAGTCCCACAGCTGAGCTAGAAGAAGCTCTGCGGTCCTGGAGAGGAGCAGCAGAG GCCACGTCCCGGCTGCGGGAGAGAGGCTGTGATGGCTCTCTGGCTGGAATTGAGGTCCAGCAGCTCTTCTGCTCCCAGAGTGTGGTGATTCCTGAGCACCAGCTAAAAGAACTGAACTTGAAAATCGACAGTGCTTTGCAG GCATATAAAGCGGCATTGGAGAGTTTGGGTCACTGTGAATATGCGATGAAGGCCGGCTTTCACTTGAATCCAAAGGCTATTGAAGCAAGCTTGCAG GGCTGTTGCAGCGATGCCGAAGCTCAGCAGACTGGCCGGAGACAGACCCCTTCTCAGCCGATTCAGTGTGAGCTTCCGACAGTTCCTGTTCAGATAGGTGCTCACTTTCTGAAAGGAATTTCCTTTAATGAGTCTGCAGCAGATAACCTGAAGCTGAAAACG CACACGATGATACAACTGATCAAAGAAGCTGGTTACCATAACGGGGTGACCCCGAGGGATGACTCTCCTGTGACGGAAATACTGAACCAGGTTTGCCCTTCTACGTGGCGAGGCGCATGCAAGACTGCTGTGCAGCTGCTCTTTGGCCAAGCTGGGCTG GTGGTTGTGGATACAGCGCAGATTGAAAACAAAGAAGCATATGCGCCACAGATCAGTTTGGAAGGTTCCAGAATTGTTGTTCAAGTTCCATCAACTTG GTGCCTGAAAGAAGACCCTGCAacaatgtctttgctgcagagaAGCCTGGATCCAGAGAAGACTTTGGGACTGGTGGATGTGCTCTATACTGCAGTGTTTGACCTAAAtcggtggaaggaaggaag AGAGCAAGCTCTGCCCTGCATTCAGATCCAGCTGCAGCGTGAGATCTGTGACTTTGGGAGTCATAGCGACTTGCCGCCTGGAAACGGAAGCAAATCGACAGGCGGCTTGCAAAAGACTTTCTCCAAGTTGACTTCacggtttacaaagaaaacttCCTGTGCAAGTTCAAGCAGCAGTGGAAGTTACTCCATTCCCAGTACACCTTCCAAAACTCTTTTTATAGCTAACAACTCAGAGGATAAAGCAAAAATACCCAACAACATGGATGCCCGACTGCAAAGTATCCTGAACATCGGGAGCTTCCCCAGGGCTCCAGAATCAGGCCAGCAGACGCAGAGTCCCAGCAATCAGATTGTCAACGGGTTTCTCCTCGATCGGCGTGACAACAGCAAAGTGGACGACAGCAAGGATGCCAAGGGCATGAATTTACCAACCGACCAAGAAATGCAGGAGGTCATCGACTTCCTCTCTGGCTTCAATATGGGCAAGTCCCAGCAGGCCTCTCCCCAGGTGAAAAGAAGGAACTCTGTGGCCTCATCCTCGGCTGCAGCAGAGCAGAAGCCAGTGGCTGTGCCACAGCAGCCGCAGTCTTCGTCTCACACACCtctgcaccaccttcagcagggctTGTCATCGCAGCCGCCACTGCCAcagaagccccagcagcagcagcagcagcagcaaatgcagTACTATCAGCACCTGCTTCAACCCATtgggccccagcagcagcagcagcagcagcagcagcagcagcagcagcgtccgCCTGGCAAGTGGCCGCCCAATGCCAGCCAGCAGTCAGCCCAGACGGTGGGCCCGGGGGTGTCTCATATGCACCAGTGGAGCGGCCACACCTTCTCTGACCTGAGCTCCGACTTGTATAGCTTGGGCCTTGTGAACAGTTACATGGACAACATGATGTCGGAGATGTTGGGGCAGAAACCGCAAGGCCCTAGAAATAACACGTGGCCAAATCGTGACCAAAGTGATGGAATCTTTGGGATGTTGGGAGAGTTTCTACCTTTTGACCCTGCAG tGGGCTCGGATCCAGAGTTCGCCCGCTATGTCGCTGGGGTCAGCCAGGCCATGCAACAGAAAAGGCAAGCACAGCACTTCCGTCGCCCCAGCAACACACGTAGCAACTGGCCTCATTCTGACGACCCTCACCGGACCTGGCCCTTCCCAGAGTATTTCACAGAAGG GGAGATGACAAGTAGCTGGTCAGGGACTCAGGGCGACTCAGCCAGCTCCAGTGACGAGACCTCCTCAGCCAATGGAGACAGCCTGTTTTCCATGTTCTCAGGGCCAGACATTGTTGCTGCAGTCAAGCAAAGAAG GAAACACAGCAGTGGCGAGCAAGATCCAAGCacacttccttcccctccccttctctctacaGTCGATGATCATAATCAG GACAACAAGACCAAAACCTGGCCCCCGAAAGCCCCCTGGCAGCACCCCCTGCCAAGCCAGAACATGTCCTTGTTCCAGATGAGCAGCCCCTCCTCCAGCCAGTGGAACGACACCCTGCAGATCCTGCAGTCCCCTGTCTGGTCCACAGCCCAGGACTgcagcccagcaacagggattCCCTCCACTTTTGCCTACGCGCAGCAACAGCCGCCTCCGCCACCATCTCAGCACAAACCGATGAATAAGGGCTTTAAACCTTTCCCAGTCAAGCACGAACGCAGGCCATCCTACATGCACCAGTACTGA
- the SS18L2 gene encoding SS18-like protein 2, which produces MSVVFVPERLRGKAEVNQETLRRLLDENDQLIRCIVEYQNKGRAAECVQHQHTLHRNLIYLATIADASPPSTAE; this is translated from the exons ATGTCTGTGGTGTTCGTGCCGGAGCGGCTGCGGGGCAAGGCGGAGGTGAACCAAGAGACGCTGCGGCGG CTACTGGATGAAAATGATCAGCTGATTCGATGTATTGTGGAATATCAGAATAAAGGAAGAGCTGCAGAATGTGTGCA GCACCAACACACTTTGCACAGAAATCTGATTTATTTGGCCACTATTGCTGATGCTTCCCCCCCTTCAACGGCAGAGTGA